GCCCGGATTCGGTGACAGCCCACTGGTAGGCGAAGGCGGCGAGGGCGCCGCTGGTGTAGGCGATGAACGACCGGCGGTCCAGGGAGGTCATCAGGGCCTCTCGCAAGGAGGGGACGGCGTTGTGCGGGCCGAGGGGCAGCGGCTTGTCCTGGCCCGGGAGCCAGTTGGGCCAGCCGAGATGGGCGACGGCCGCGTAGTCGATGCCGAAGACCTCGGCGATGAGCGGCTGGGACTCTTCCTCGTCGGGGGTGACCCGGCCGGTCTCCCACTTGGAAACCCGCGAGCCTCTGGTTCCCGAGCGCAGGCCGCGGCGTGCGGCGGCCTGCCGGATGCGGCGGGCCAGTTCCTCCTGTGACCATCCGCGCTCGTTCCTGGCGTACGCGAGGGGGTGGCGGATCTCGTCGTCCACCAGCCCATTGCACCACCGGCGTCAGCTGCGGGAGAGCCGTTCCGGCAAACCGGGGATAGGGCGGGGATAGGGCGTCGCTCTAGGCGCGGCGGCCTGCGGGCGCTGTACTCGTCGTGGTCTCGCCCGGCGCCCCCGTGCGACCGGACGGACCGGGTGAAGACCTGTGTCCTCACCGTCTTCGTGCCCGCCGGCGAGGGGGCCGCGCAAGCTCCTCGTTCTGGGCGGGACGTCTCCGCCGCCGTCGATGCACAGGGAGGGGGCTGCCATGTCGTACGACCACTGAGCCCGAGGTGCCGGGGGCGGGCCCGCGCGGCGGGTCCGCCCCTGTCCGTCCGTTTCCGGAAGGGATGAGCGATGCCGTCAGCCACCGACCTCTATGACCCACTGGACGCCCGGGTCCTGCGTGACCCGTACCCGGTGCTGGCCGAACTGCGGCGCACGACGCCGGTGTTCTGGCACGAGGGGATGGGCTCGTGGGCGCTGACCCGGCACGCCGACTGTGTGCGAGTGCTGAGGGACCACGCCCTGTTCGCCCGCGATCCGCGCCGCACCGGGGGGACGGTCCCGGAGCCGTCCTTGAGCGTGCAGACCCTCGACCCGCCGCAGCAGAGCCGCGTGCGCTCGCTGTTCATGACGGCGCTGCGGGCTCAGGACCTCGGGGCCGTTGAGGAACGCGCCCGCCGCCTGGTGACCGGCCGGCTCGATGTCCTGGCGGCAGGCGGTCAGTTCGATGTGGTCGCGGAGCTCGCGGTACCGCTGTCCGTGGCCGTCGTCGCGGATCTGCTCGGGGTGGAACCCCCGCCGTACGCCGAGTTCGCCGAGGTCTCGGACGCCATCATGCGGAGCATGGACGGCGGGCTGGACCCCTCGCTCGTGGAGCCGGGGCGAATCGCCCGGCAGCGGCTGAGCGAGCTGGTCGACGGCTGGTTCGCCGCCTCGTCCCGGCCGGGCCTGCTCGATCACGTCCGCCGGGCCGGACCCGGTGCCGATCCGCGGGCCCGGCTGTACGTGAAGAACACCGCGCGGGTCATGTTCCAGGGCGGCTACAGCACGATGGCGGCCGCCGTCGGCAACGCGGTGGCTGTCCTCCTCGACCGTCCCGAGGCCCTGGAGCAGATGCGTGATGCGGCGCTGCTGGCCACCGGCGTGGACGAACTGGTGCGCTTCGACGGGCCGGTGCAGGGCACCACCCGCGTGGCGGTGCGCGCGTGCCGGATCGGCGGGGTCGACGTCGCTGCGGGGCAGAAGGTGGTGGCGCTGTTCGCCGCCGCCAACCGCGATCCGGATGCCTTCCTCGGAGCGGACCGGCTGGTGCTGGATCGCGCACCGAACCCGCACCTCGGCTACGGGTGGGGTCCGCACTCCTGCATCGGTACGACCGTCGCCCAAGCGGGCCTGCGCGCCCTGGTCGCGGCTCTCGCCTCCTACCCGGCCCAACTGGTCGCGGCCGGCGAGGGTGTGCGGCGCCGTACGGCGACCATGCGGGCGTATCAGACGCTGCCCGCGCGCCTTCACCGCTGACCCGTCCTCGGCGGCGCCGCCCGCTCGGCACCGCCGCCGGGGCCTGCCCCTCTTCCCTCTGCGTCAGGAGATCCGCCGTGCGCATCCTCGTCGGCAACCACATCGACCCGTCCATTCGGGCCCGCGGCGACATGCGGGCCTGGACACAGCGCCTGCTGTGGTTCGCCCGCCCCGGTGACCTGCTCGTCCTGTGCTGCGAGCCCGACGACGCGTTCCTCGACTACGCGCTGGCCCACACCGGTGTGAAGCGGAGCGAGCTGGCCGTTTTGGTGGCGCCCGCCGGAGCGTGGGGCGACCAGCTCCTCGACCCGGCCGCGCTCACCGCCCCAGTCTTCGTGAAGGCGGTGCGGGCCGCGCTCGACACTGCGGGCGGACCGGGGGCCGTGACGGAGGTGTTCGCGCTATGGCCGTCCGCGTCCGTCGCCCGTTTCGCCGCCGCCCTCGGCATCGAGGACCGGTTCCCCGGCGCCGCGTTCTTCGCCCAGGGCGGCGGGGAGATCGGCAACAACAAGGCGAACTTCCGGGCCCTGGCGGCGGCCGCAGGAGTGCCGATCCTGCCCGGCCGTGTCTGCCGCAGCCGCGCCGAGGCCATCGCCGCGACCGGGGAACTGCTGGAGTTGTCCGGCGGCGGGGCGGTCGTGGTCAAGCAGGCCCACAACGGTGCCGGGGTCGGCAACCAGCTCCTCGTGCGCGACCTGGAGCTGGCGGTGGACCACGTCGGGGCCCGCCACCTGCACCACCTGGCGCCCGGCGAGGACGGCATCGCCGCGTACTGGGATCAGCG
The sequence above is a segment of the Streptomyces xanthii genome. Coding sequences within it:
- a CDS encoding cytochrome P450, whose product is MPSATDLYDPLDARVLRDPYPVLAELRRTTPVFWHEGMGSWALTRHADCVRVLRDHALFARDPRRTGGTVPEPSLSVQTLDPPQQSRVRSLFMTALRAQDLGAVEERARRLVTGRLDVLAAGGQFDVVAELAVPLSVAVVADLLGVEPPPYAEFAEVSDAIMRSMDGGLDPSLVEPGRIARQRLSELVDGWFAASSRPGLLDHVRRAGPGADPRARLYVKNTARVMFQGGYSTMAAAVGNAVAVLLDRPEALEQMRDAALLATGVDELVRFDGPVQGTTRVAVRACRIGGVDVAAGQKVVALFAAANRDPDAFLGADRLVLDRAPNPHLGYGWGPHSCIGTTVAQAGLRALVAALASYPAQLVAAGEGVRRRTATMRAYQTLPARLHR
- a CDS encoding preATP grasp domain-containing protein → MRILVGNHIDPSIRARGDMRAWTQRLLWFARPGDLLVLCCEPDDAFLDYALAHTGVKRSELAVLVAPAGAWGDQLLDPAALTAPVFVKAVRAALDTAGGPGAVTEVFALWPSASVARFAAALGIEDRFPGAAFFAQGGGEIGNNKANFRALAAAAGVPILPGRVCRSRAEAIAATGELLELSGGGAVVVKQAHNGAGVGNQLLVRDLELAVDHVGARHLHHLAPGEDGIAAYWDQRWPWASEDGRWPVVIETFAAGADAVYSEHYAADTGSEPTEMGRLLYVGRRLSHQVVPLDGVSDPVRAALLEGGTRLAEAYRAFGYRGHLSADALVLPDGSVVFTEVNAQVSGSLHIYQQIARHVVDVAAAPRRQVVEYHVPPTWTVPDFDTFLAALDETGLTYAPATRTGVIVSMPAIPLAAGAPVQFVFCIAYDPATGYDDAFARLGERFQTLPAGAVDASEHVGHTAVSFSS